A single region of the Anaerolineales bacterium genome encodes:
- a CDS encoding extracellular solute-binding protein, giving the protein MKRISLLGLVVALVATMMFRVSGAAAQTQPPLTLWTKFNDQNPQNTQDKWLKSTLADYKAKTGNDVTNIFQPYDQINEKLNVAVLAGGSVPDVSYVDSQRLGFFAQNGTLTDLTEWVKGSTWYADLSPQAVEACTTPDGKILCVPTSAANHFMYYWKDYYPDGVPADTESFLKMAAEMKAAAPDKFPFTGKLAEKAAVERFYYGLILSHGEDIADEDGLAAWANEGTVKVVEFVREMYEKGYMAKESLAPAFDNEEPFKRGDAGAFVSGSYSYVYLTPLTAPDGTTFEGDITGDFDPKALSVGAAAEAGKLGYAPPFTAPGGIPASLILASAWGIPVGAKNVEAAKAFIDFQMTTANNVAFAASYGALPVLNSSLAAPEFQTEYWQAVADLQAEYGVGAPTLRDYDRGMTILADTIVKLITNPSLDIMSELEAAEDEYNAELE; this is encoded by the coding sequence GTGAAACGAATTTCCCTCTTGGGGCTGGTGGTGGCGCTCGTCGCCACAATGATGTTTAGAGTCTCTGGCGCGGCGGCGCAAACGCAGCCGCCCTTGACACTTTGGACAAAATTCAACGATCAGAATCCGCAAAACACGCAAGACAAGTGGTTAAAAAGCACCCTCGCTGACTATAAAGCGAAAACAGGGAACGACGTAACCAACATTTTCCAACCCTACGACCAGATTAATGAGAAATTGAATGTTGCCGTCCTTGCGGGTGGCAGTGTGCCGGATGTTTCTTATGTGGATAGCCAACGTCTGGGCTTTTTTGCCCAAAACGGCACGCTCACAGACCTCACCGAGTGGGTGAAGGGATCAACCTGGTATGCCGATCTGAGCCCACAGGCAGTAGAGGCATGTACCACGCCCGATGGGAAAATCCTCTGCGTGCCAACCAGCGCGGCAAATCACTTCATGTACTATTGGAAGGATTATTACCCGGATGGCGTTCCTGCCGATACGGAGTCCTTCTTGAAAATGGCTGCCGAAATGAAAGCCGCCGCTCCCGATAAATTTCCCTTCACCGGAAAATTGGCGGAAAAAGCTGCGGTGGAGCGCTTTTACTATGGGCTGATCCTCTCTCACGGCGAAGATATTGCCGATGAGGACGGCTTGGCGGCATGGGCAAACGAGGGGACAGTCAAGGTCGTTGAGTTTGTCCGCGAAATGTACGAGAAGGGCTACATGGCGAAGGAATCCCTCGCCCCCGCCTTTGATAACGAAGAACCTTTCAAACGTGGGGATGCGGGGGCGTTCGTCTCTGGCTCGTACTCCTATGTCTATCTGACGCCGCTCACCGCGCCGGATGGAACAACGTTTGAGGGGGACATCACGGGCGATTTTGACCCCAAAGCGCTCTCGGTGGGGGCGGCGGCAGAGGCGGGCAAACTGGGCTACGCGCCGCCCTTCACCGCACCGGGGGGCATCCCCGCCTCGCTGATCTTGGCGAGCGCGTGGGGAATCCCCGTTGGGGCGAAGAATGTTGAGGCGGCGAAGGCGTTCATTGATTTCCAAATGACGACAGCGAACAATGTAGCCTTTGCTGCCTCTTATGGGGCGCTGCCTGTGCTGAATTCCTCCCTTGCCGCGCCGGAATTCCAAACAGAGTATTGGCAAGCAGTTGCCGACCTCCAAGCGGAATATGGCGTTGGTGCGCCAACCCTGCGCGACTATGACCGGGGGATGACGATCCTTGCCGATACAATTGTCAAGCTGATCACAAACCCCTCGCTGGACATTATGAGCGAGTTGGAAGCGGCAGAGGATGAATACAACGCCGAACTAGAGTAA
- a CDS encoding sugar ABC transporter permease has protein sequence MAQGTLARTSVALIPKPTRRDMRRYRWLPLGLLLPTLIILVAFQVIPTLYSLYLSVTDVKDGVFQGVWLENFERLFASRRFVESLRLTATYSVFYVTLTVVLGLFIALLLNRKVKFTGWYLVIIFIPWVISDVVAGTMWRWLFQPSYGLIQYWIDQYVPFIGSSLYTSGSGAMAIIVAAGVWRGLAFATILALGALQTVPQEIIESAALDGANRFQRFFRVILPTIRSVILVMVLLTSIQAVNSLGLIFSITKGGPGGATTTASYFLYQLGWEQGRFGRGAAVSVIMFAINAILTIIYLNAIGQRREK, from the coding sequence ATGGCACAAGGAACACTTGCCCGCACATCCGTAGCGCTTATCCCCAAACCCACCCGCCGCGACATGCGGCGCTACCGGTGGCTGCCTTTGGGCTTGCTTTTGCCCACCCTGATTATCTTGGTCGCGTTTCAGGTGATTCCAACGCTGTACTCGCTCTATTTAAGCGTCACCGATGTGAAAGATGGTGTGTTTCAGGGCGTTTGGCTAGAGAATTTTGAACGGCTTTTCGCCAGCCGCCGCTTCGTAGAGAGCCTCCGCCTGACGGCAACCTACAGCGTTTTTTATGTGACGCTCACGGTTGTATTAGGGCTGTTTATCGCCCTTTTGCTGAACCGCAAAGTGAAATTCACGGGCTGGTATCTCGTCATTATCTTCATCCCCTGGGTGATCTCTGATGTGGTTGCCGGCACCATGTGGCGCTGGTTGTTTCAACCCAGTTATGGGCTGATCCAATATTGGATCGATCAGTACGTTCCCTTCATCGGCAGTTCGCTGTATACCTCTGGCAGCGGGGCGATGGCGATCATTGTTGCGGCGGGGGTATGGCGGGGGCTGGCGTTCGCCACGATTTTGGCGTTGGGGGCGTTGCAGACCGTCCCCCAAGAGATCATCGAGAGCGCCGCCCTTGATGGGGCAAACCGTTTTCAGCGCTTCTTCCGCGTCATTTTGCCCACCATTCGCTCTGTTATTCTCGTGATGGTCTTGCTCACCTCTATTCAGGCGGTCAATTCGTTGGGGCTGATTTTCTCCATTACCAAAGGGGGACCGGGCGGGGCAACAACCACCGCCAGCTATTTCCTCTACCAATTAGGGTGGGAGCAGGGGCGTTTTGGGCGGGGGGCGGCGGTCTCGGTGATCATGTTTGCGATTAACGCCATCCTGACGATTATCTACCTGAATGCTATCGGGCAGCGACGGGAAAAATAG
- a CDS encoding carbohydrate ABC transporter permease — MVVSRFTKRFDTLTTHLILGLFALFALFPIIYTLMTSFKNGSTENGVLTRPPTLFPQQVSLEGYQTVFNSDMVKHFIPNSLINSVVSSVMVVVVASLAGYTFSRYRFRGSRVLEFMILGLMMIPGLTNLIPLYKMASDAGMLDRHEFIIAVYTAGGLPFAIWIIRSFFETIPLELEEAALIDGCSPLGALIRVVVPLAMPGLMAAFLLMFVDTWNEFLAALALLSGTARTVTVGLYDFQSSYEIAYHVWTAACVLIMAPVMLLFLALRRHFFEAMLQGAVKG; from the coding sequence ATGGTCGTCTCACGCTTCACAAAACGCTTTGATACGCTGACAACACATCTGATCTTGGGGCTGTTTGCGCTCTTTGCCCTGTTCCCCATTATCTATACCTTGATGACCTCGTTCAAGAATGGCTCAACAGAAAACGGCGTTCTCACCCGCCCACCAACCTTGTTCCCGCAGCAGGTTTCGTTGGAGGGTTATCAGACCGTCTTTAACAGCGATATGGTGAAGCATTTCATCCCCAACTCACTGATCAATTCGGTGGTATCGTCGGTGATGGTGGTGGTGGTGGCGTCGTTGGCAGGCTATACCTTTAGTCGCTACCGCTTTCGGGGCAGCCGTGTGTTGGAATTCATGATCCTCGGTTTGATGATGATCCCCGGTCTCACCAACCTGATTCCGCTTTACAAAATGGCGAGTGATGCTGGCATGTTGGATCGTCATGAATTCATCATCGCTGTGTACACGGCGGGCGGGCTGCCTTTTGCCATTTGGATCATCCGCTCATTTTTCGAGACGATCCCCTTAGAATTAGAGGAAGCGGCGCTCATCGACGGGTGCAGCCCTTTGGGGGCGTTGATTCGCGTCGTTGTGCCGCTGGCAATGCCGGGCTTGATGGCAGCTTTCTTACTGATGTTTGTCGATACGTGGAACGAATTCCTCGCCGCGCTGGCGCTGCTCTCCGGCACGGCGAGGACAGTTACCGTCGGTTTGTATGATTTTCAATCGTCTTATGAGATTGCCTATCACGTTTGGACGGCTGCCTGTGTCTTGATCATGGCGCCGGTCATGCTGCTATTTTTGGCGCTGCGGCGGCATTTTTTCGAGGCAATGCTGCAAGGGGCGGTTAAGGGGTAG
- a CDS encoding glycosyltransferase, translated as MHLLFLTSQMPYPPHAGGALRAYGLISGLRAAGYTIDLITFVAAGGGESDPTPLSDLCEKIVTVPLPPRSGRDRLRDALFTNHADMVQRFASPEFARALTALVTARAYDLAMIEGLEMSPYLPILKQHVKKVVYDALNAEYDLQRLIYQVDRRNLTRLHAALYSLIQWRRLERVERSVCQMADAVVAVSDLDASLLQKLAPTTRLAVVPNGIYTAEYLPAPTKQLALGNAPLLFTGTMDYRPNVDAMVWFAESVLSEIRSAVPDARLFIVGNRPHPRLAGIRGRGDVEITGFVQDVAPFLHSAAVYVAPLRMGSGTRLKLLQAMAAGCAIVSTRIGAMGLDVTSGREMILADDAGGFASAVTMLLRDPERRRAMGVAAQKLVCERYDWSALVPQMVAFYQQMGVAATGGESSP; from the coding sequence ATGCACCTACTCTTTCTAACTTCGCAAATGCCATACCCTCCCCATGCCGGCGGGGCGCTCCGTGCCTATGGCTTGATTAGCGGCTTGCGGGCAGCCGGCTACACCATTGACCTGATCACCTTTGTCGCGGCGGGTGGCGGGGAAAGCGATCCAACGCCGCTGAGCGATCTCTGCGAAAAAATTGTCACCGTCCCCTTGCCGCCCCGTTCCGGGCGAGACCGTCTGCGGGATGCGTTGTTCACCAACCATGCCGATATGGTGCAGCGCTTCGCGTCACCCGAATTCGCCCGCGCCCTGACCGCGCTAGTGACGGCACGCGCTTATGATTTGGCGATGATCGAAGGGTTGGAGATGTCCCCTTACCTGCCCATCCTCAAACAGCATGTAAAAAAAGTTGTTTACGATGCCCTGAACGCTGAATATGACCTTCAACGGTTGATCTATCAGGTGGATCGCCGTAACCTGACTCGCCTTCATGCGGCGCTTTATTCGCTCATCCAATGGCGGCGGTTGGAGCGCGTGGAACGCTCTGTGTGCCAAATGGCAGATGCGGTGGTTGCTGTTTCCGACCTTGATGCCAGTTTGCTGCAAAAACTTGCCCCCACCACGCGCCTTGCCGTTGTCCCCAATGGGATCTATACGGCGGAATACCTCCCCGCCCCAACAAAGCAATTGGCGTTGGGAAACGCGCCCCTGCTCTTTACGGGAACGATGGATTATCGCCCCAACGTAGATGCGATGGTCTGGTTTGCCGAGTCTGTCCTCAGCGAGATTCGGTCTGCCGTCCCCGACGCACGCCTGTTCATCGTTGGCAACCGTCCACACCCACGCTTGGCAGGTATTCGCGGGCGGGGCGATGTGGAGATCACGGGCTTTGTTCAAGATGTGGCGCCCTTTTTACACAGTGCCGCTGTGTATGTCGCTCCCTTACGGATGGGCAGTGGCACGCGCTTGAAGCTGCTGCAAGCAATGGCGGCGGGCTGTGCCATTGTCTCTACGCGCATCGGCGCGATGGGCTTGGATGTCACCAGCGGGCGGGAGATGATCCTTGCTGATGATGCCGGGGGGTTTGCCTCTGCCGTGACAATGCTGCTGCGTGACCCTGAACGCCGCCGAGCGATGGGCGTAGCCGCCCAAAAACTTGTTTGTGAGCGCTACGATTGGTCTGCCCTTGTCCCCCAGATGGTTGCCTTCTATCAGCAGATGGGTGTTGCGGCAACAGGGGGAGAGTCTTCCCCCTAA
- the dnaE gene encoding DNA polymerase III subunit alpha, with the protein MSDANDLPITPTVDETSPPPDFVHLHVHTEYSLLDGLSKIDKLAARAKELNMRALAITDHGAMHGVINFYRSCKKVGIKPIIGMEAYLAHQDMTVHDQSEKQSYHLLLLARNLTGYKNLLKIASAAQLHGFYGKPRIDKHFLAAHAEGLICTSGCIGSEIPFHIKTGNEDQARHLMGWYQDVFGKENFFLELQNHEQVEELPAVNQWLYENQGYVNAPLLATNDTHYIYEEDADAHDTLLCIQTATKKADAKRMRMSDNSYFLRSPQEMFDLFKEVPESLSNTVLVAEMCDLSLDSKGYHLPLFPVPEGYMPDSFLRHLAESGLRWRFNEITESLQTRLDYELRVIHTMGFDTYFLIVWDLCQFARFADIWWNVRGSAAGSLIAYCLGITNIDPIQNGLIFERFLNPGRLSMPDIDMDFPDDRRMEMIEYAMNKYGAEKVAAIITFGTMKARAAIKDVARTLDIEPSLVNPVTALVPQIPSRPVTLSECLFSEDKEKAVPALREIYENDKRMRPVFDTAITVEGVARNAGTHAAGVIISDKSLTEYLPLYRPIGDTKLSQVTQFPMETCESIGLLKVDFLGLSTLTIMRKACELIERYHGIQYTMDNIPYRPVPGDPLETKRVEALFDLIGRGDTTGVFQLEGGGMKRTVMSMKPRTFEHVVAAIALFRPGPMQFIDSYVKRMHGEEQFEYLHPKLEPILSETYAICVYQEQIQQIAADLFGYTLGDADLMRRAVSKKKPKDLQEHKAIFMEKGPENGVSVEVSKKIFEMIEYFAAYGFNKSHSADYAVLTCQTAYLKAHYPEEYYTALLSVQRDNIADVAVFTNDCRKKGIPVLPPDINSSDLDFTIVETNDPLYGKKRGIRYALSAIKNAGERAIEILLEGRGDQPFRDIGDFCRRVDLRHVGRKTLEVLIKVGAMDSFGDRDALLAVIERLMKYSLDYHEARAAGQLGMFGDEETETFELPKLKDNDRSDSRQRLKWEKELLGLPISSHPLTAVIEKVRDLANYSEIGALRRDEDTDSNDPSLSPHSEINTENVTLVGLVSGLNVRLTRSDDNMGIFTLEDLTGAISCVAFPKKWRQIEGLTKKLVQDEGLAVVRGKYDLSRGDPQIIVESISDQFETVRPAGDDPYTAPTNPSRKRHEAPTNHDLDEPQHATPVPRFVDDSDLGEDGLPNELFNRAATPTPSPRPSTPVHGRVETAPPSFPVLDIAELLGSSAPVPKNPPVLITLTIRRTENPERDQRKITRLRMKLDEYPGRDRYRFRMIMPDGRIVWVEYPDASTHYSREMENFLTEERTKQEITDLDVATLPPND; encoded by the coding sequence ATGAGCGATGCCAACGATTTGCCCATCACGCCAACGGTGGATGAAACCTCTCCCCCGCCTGATTTTGTCCACCTTCACGTTCACACTGAATACAGCTTGTTAGATGGCTTGAGCAAGATTGATAAGCTGGCGGCGCGGGCAAAAGAACTGAATATGCGGGCGCTGGCAATTACCGATCACGGGGCGATGCACGGGGTGATCAACTTCTATCGTTCTTGCAAAAAGGTCGGTATCAAGCCCATCATTGGGATGGAGGCGTACCTTGCTCATCAGGATATGACTGTCCATGATCAAAGCGAGAAACAGTCCTACCATCTGCTGCTTTTGGCACGTAATCTGACGGGCTACAAGAACCTACTGAAGATCGCGTCAGCAGCACAGCTTCACGGCTTTTACGGCAAGCCGCGCATCGACAAACACTTCCTTGCCGCGCACGCTGAGGGCTTGATCTGTACCAGCGGCTGCATAGGGTCGGAAATTCCCTTTCACATTAAAACGGGGAATGAGGATCAGGCACGGCATCTGATGGGCTGGTATCAGGATGTTTTTGGTAAAGAAAACTTTTTTCTCGAACTCCAAAACCACGAACAGGTCGAAGAATTACCCGCCGTTAACCAGTGGCTTTATGAGAATCAGGGCTATGTGAACGCGCCGCTGCTTGCCACAAACGACACACATTATATCTATGAAGAAGACGCTGATGCGCATGATACGCTTTTATGCATCCAAACGGCGACGAAAAAAGCCGATGCCAAACGGATGCGGATGAGCGACAACAGCTACTTTCTACGTTCCCCCCAAGAGATGTTTGACCTTTTCAAAGAAGTACCTGAATCGCTTTCCAACACCGTCCTCGTTGCCGAAATGTGCGATCTCAGCCTTGATAGCAAGGGCTACCATCTGCCCCTTTTCCCCGTCCCCGAAGGCTACATGCCTGATTCGTTCCTCCGTCACCTTGCCGAAAGCGGCTTGCGTTGGCGCTTTAACGAGATTACCGAGAGCCTGCAAACGCGGTTGGATTATGAACTGAGGGTGATCCACACGATGGGCTTTGATACCTACTTCCTCATTGTGTGGGATTTGTGCCAGTTTGCCCGCTTTGCCGATATTTGGTGGAACGTGCGCGGCTCAGCAGCGGGGTCACTGATCGCCTATTGTTTGGGCATCACGAACATTGATCCGATCCAAAATGGGCTGATCTTCGAGCGATTCTTGAATCCGGGACGTTTGAGTATGCCCGATATTGACATGGATTTCCCCGATGATCGCCGTATGGAGATGATCGAATATGCCATGAACAAGTATGGGGCGGAGAAGGTGGCGGCGATCATCACCTTTGGAACGATGAAAGCACGGGCGGCGATCAAAGACGTGGCACGGACGTTGGATATTGAACCGAGCCTTGTCAACCCCGTCACGGCGCTTGTGCCGCAAATTCCCTCCCGTCCAGTGACGCTCTCCGAATGTTTGTTTAGCGAGGACAAAGAAAAAGCCGTCCCCGCCCTGCGCGAAATCTACGAGAATGACAAGCGAATGCGCCCCGTCTTTGATACAGCAATCACCGTTGAAGGGGTGGCGCGAAACGCTGGCACACATGCCGCTGGCGTGATCATCTCTGATAAGTCGCTCACCGAATACCTGCCGCTCTACCGTCCCATTGGCGATACGAAACTTTCCCAAGTGACGCAATTCCCCATGGAAACTTGCGAGTCGATTGGCTTGCTGAAGGTGGACTTCCTCGGTCTTTCGACGCTGACGATTATGCGCAAGGCGTGCGAACTCATCGAGCGCTATCACGGCATCCAATACACGATGGACAACATCCCTTACCGCCCTGTTCCGGGCGACCCCCTTGAAACGAAACGGGTGGAAGCGCTCTTTGATCTCATTGGGCGCGGAGATACGACGGGCGTCTTTCAATTGGAAGGCGGCGGGATGAAGCGCACGGTGATGAGCATGAAACCGCGCACCTTTGAGCATGTGGTCGCTGCCATTGCCTTGTTCCGTCCGGGTCCGATGCAGTTCATCGATAGCTATGTGAAGCGGATGCACGGGGAGGAGCAGTTTGAATACCTCCATCCCAAACTAGAGCCGATCCTCAGTGAAACCTATGCCATCTGCGTGTACCAAGAACAGATTCAGCAGATTGCCGCTGATTTGTTCGGGTACACCCTCGGAGACGCCGATCTGATGCGGCGGGCGGTTTCTAAGAAGAAACCGAAAGACCTCCAAGAACATAAAGCGATCTTCATGGAGAAGGGTCCTGAAAACGGCGTCTCGGTGGAGGTCAGCAAGAAAATCTTCGAGATGATCGAATACTTTGCTGCCTATGGTTTTAATAAGTCCCATTCTGCCGACTATGCTGTTCTGACCTGCCAAACAGCCTACCTGAAGGCGCATTATCCAGAGGAATATTACACGGCGCTGCTCAGCGTCCAGCGCGATAACATTGCTGATGTCGCCGTTTTCACCAACGACTGCCGCAAAAAGGGGATTCCCGTCCTCCCCCCAGACATTAACAGCAGCGACCTTGATTTCACCATCGTGGAAACGAACGATCCCTTGTACGGAAAAAAACGCGGCATACGCTACGCGCTGAGCGCGATAAAAAACGCTGGTGAGCGGGCGATTGAGATTCTCTTAGAGGGGCGCGGCGACCAACCCTTCCGCGATATTGGGGATTTTTGCCGTCGCGTCGATCTGCGCCATGTCGGACGAAAAACCCTCGAAGTCTTGATCAAAGTCGGCGCGATGGATAGTTTTGGGGATCGTGATGCTTTGCTTGCCGTGATTGAGCGACTCATGAAGTACAGCCTTGATTACCACGAGGCACGTGCTGCCGGACAGTTGGGCATGTTTGGCGACGAAGAAACAGAGACCTTTGAACTGCCTAAACTCAAAGACAATGACCGCAGCGACAGCCGCCAGCGCCTAAAATGGGAGAAAGAACTCCTCGGCTTGCCTATCTCCTCGCACCCCCTAACGGCAGTTATTGAGAAGGTGCGCGATCTCGCCAATTATTCCGAAATTGGGGCGCTTCGCCGTGATGAAGACACCGACTCGAATGATCCGTCCCTCTCGCCCCACAGCGAGATCAATACCGAGAACGTGACCCTCGTTGGCTTGGTCAGTGGGCTGAATGTGCGCCTGACGCGCAGCGACGACAACATGGGCATTTTCACTCTTGAAGACCTCACCGGGGCGATCTCTTGTGTTGCCTTCCCCAAAAAGTGGCGGCAGATTGAAGGGCTGACGAAGAAGTTAGTACAAGATGAGGGGTTGGCGGTTGTTCGTGGGAAGTATGATCTCTCACGGGGTGATCCCCAGATTATCGTTGAGTCGATCAGCGATCAATTTGAAACCGTTCGTCCCGCTGGGGATGATCCCTACACAGCGCCAACAAATCCTTCCCGAAAGCGCCACGAAGCCCCCACCAATCATGACTTGGACGAGCCGCAGCACGCCACCCCTGTCCCTCGCTTTGTTGATGACAGCGATCTTGGTGAGGATGGCTTGCCCAATGAATTATTCAACCGCGCCGCCACGCCCACCCCCTCTCCACGCCCCTCAACGCCCGTACACGGTAGGGTGGAGACGGCACCGCCTTCCTTTCCAGTATTAGACATCGCTGAACTGCTAGGGAGTTCCGCCCCTGTACCAAAGAACCCGCCCGTCTTAATCACCCTCACCATCCGCCGTACCGAGAACCCCGAACGCGATCAACGCAAAATCACCCGCTTGCGAATGAAATTGGACGAATATCCGGGACGGGATCGCTACCGCTTTCGGATGATCATGCCCGATGGTCGCATCGTGTGGGTTGAATATCCCGACGCCAGTACCCATTACAGCCGCGAGATGGAGAATTTCCTCACCGAGGAACGCACCAAGCAAGAGATTACCGATCTGGATGTTGCCACCCTCCCACCCAACGATTAA
- a CDS encoding HD domain-containing protein: protein MAEPTMSSGKDHRGGTMRQLVSELTSHAEEALYSPNDWATHLTMSAASRSFLAALREEWLPAEPPDSFCRAMSDHVQTHLASVYAGWHHLWAHTLRVTGIALALAEESDIDPAHAYLMGIFHDAGKLDEMITGAAHERVGALLIRKALREEYHPTVIERMANVIAKLAPPTDSYMHILYDADKLDKIGAAGILRRLTTRWGASRPTAALRTVSEEMEDFPAMHFARSALLTGSKITYTAEFLQTAQTIRF from the coding sequence GTGGCAGAACCAACGATGAGCAGCGGAAAAGACCACCGGGGAGGAACAATGCGTCAGCTTGTGAGCGAACTCACCAGTCATGCCGAAGAAGCGCTTTATTCTCCCAATGATTGGGCAACCCACCTGACAATGAGCGCCGCCTCACGCAGTTTTCTTGCCGCCTTGCGGGAGGAATGGCTGCCCGCCGAACCCCCCGACTCGTTCTGCCGCGCCATGTCCGATCACGTTCAAACCCATTTGGCATCGGTCTACGCGGGGTGGCATCACCTCTGGGCGCACACCTTGCGGGTGACGGGGATCGCCCTCGCCCTTGCCGAAGAAAGCGATATCGATCCGGCACACGCTTATTTAATGGGCATTTTTCATGACGCGGGCAAGCTCGATGAAATGATTACCGGTGCGGCTCATGAGCGCGTGGGGGCGCTGCTCATCCGCAAAGCGCTGCGGGAGGAATACCATCCGACGGTGATCGAACGCATGGCAAACGTGATTGCCAAACTCGCCCCTCCCACCGATAGCTACATGCATATCCTCTATGATGCCGACAAACTAGATAAAATCGGCGCGGCGGGCATTCTGCGGCGGCTGACCACCCGTTGGGGAGCAAGCCGTCCCACCGCTGCCTTGCGTACCGTCAGTGAGGAGATGGAAGATTTCCCCGCCATGCACTTTGCCCGCTCAGCCCTCCTGACTGGATCGAAAATCACCTACACGGCGGAGTTTTTGCAAACCGCCCAAACGATCCGCTTCTAA
- a CDS encoding LysM peptidoglycan-binding domain-containing protein, producing MIRVVGAFFLIATLVAACFQPAGSGITPSPVDVAALTMIPPTLTATEFPLESPTEFPTNPPPLETPTPAPFITPLPPEGFTPPTATFTVPTPTDIPTVDFPTTAPEGLLTPTEFVVFPTLTPNDLGVLPATPTETAPLLPTPTALPTDNPCVHTVQPGEWLLKIARERGIDAQALLAANPSVRGRETNLQPGETLIIPNCNAAPTPIPPPNTDGLPATPTALPTANPCDYIVQPGDTLYQIARKFGVDVQVILAANPRLAANPNSLSVGQQIAIPNCTVPTVAPAQPGQPAAPTNPATPIILTDRIYTVVEGDTMGAIARKFGITVQALKAANNLANDFLRVGQQLKIPAP from the coding sequence ATGATTCGTGTTGTGGGGGCGTTTTTTCTCATCGCCACCCTTGTTGCTGCTTGTTTTCAGCCGGCTGGCAGTGGGATCACCCCCTCTCCAGTAGATGTGGCAGCGCTGACGATGATCCCGCCAACGCTCACCGCAACAGAGTTCCCACTCGAATCGCCCACCGAATTTCCCACCAACCCTCCCCCTCTTGAAACACCAACCCCAGCGCCGTTCATCACGCCGCTGCCGCCGGAAGGGTTCACCCCACCAACAGCAACCTTCACCGTCCCCACCCCTACGGACATTCCGACAGTGGATTTTCCTACTACCGCTCCAGAGGGGTTGCTAACGCCGACTGAGTTTGTCGTGTTTCCAACGCTGACACCGAACGATCTCGGCGTGCTGCCCGCCACCCCGACGGAGACCGCGCCGCTGCTCCCGACCCCAACGGCGCTCCCGACGGATAACCCCTGTGTTCACACTGTCCAGCCGGGCGAATGGCTGCTGAAGATTGCCCGTGAGCGCGGTATTGATGCGCAGGCGCTTCTTGCCGCCAATCCCAGTGTGCGTGGACGGGAGACGAACCTTCAACCCGGCGAAACCTTGATCATTCCCAACTGCAACGCCGCGCCAACACCTATCCCCCCGCCCAACACCGATGGCTTGCCCGCCACGCCGACGGCGCTACCTACCGCCAACCCGTGCGATTACATCGTCCAGCCGGGCGATACGCTTTACCAGATTGCCCGTAAATTTGGGGTGGATGTGCAAGTGATCTTAGCGGCGAACCCGCGCTTGGCGGCAAATCCGAATTCGCTCTCTGTGGGACAGCAAATTGCCATTCCCAACTGCACCGTCCCCACCGTTGCGCCAGCCCAACCCGGACAGCCCGCCGCGCCCACCAATCCCGCCACCCCGATCATCTTGACAGATCGCATCTATACCGTTGTCGAAGGCGATACGATGGGAGCGATTGCCCGCAAGTTTGGGATTACTGTGCAAGCGTTGAAAGCAGCAAACAATCTCGCTAATGATTTCCTCCGTGTTGGACAACAACTGAAGATTCCCGCACCGTGA